The window ACCATCCGATCTAGACACTCAGATGATCACCGAAGGGCTGCGAGCCCTCTACGCCAGGGGCGCCGTCAACCGCGAACCCCGCTCAACTTCGAAGAGCCCCTTTGAGTGTCAGCTAGTGCTGACAATTCACCGCCGGCTCGGAGCGCAGAATCGAGACGCTGGGCAGCCTGCGCCGTTGGGCGCTTAGAGCCGTTTTCGAGCTCATGCAGATAGGACTTGCTGTAGAAGGTCGCCCTGGCGAGCTGACGCAGCGACATATCGCGCTCGGTCCGCAATTGACCCAGTCGACGGGAGAAGTCCGAACCTTCTGACTCTGCCATCTCGACCATCCCTGATCGCCGGAAGATCAGCACCGCGTCAGCGAGACTTCGACGCTCACCGCTGACAACCGTACCGCAAAATGATGATCATCTTGTCGCTGCCGGATGTGACCGACGCGCTCGCATCCCGCCGCAGCGCAGGAACGAGTGATGGTCTACCGCATCGCGTCCGAGGCGACGGCGTCGATCATGCCCCGATGCGGACATGCCCTCCGTGAAGGATGCTCAGGACCCCGCACCCAGCAGGTCAGCCAGCACGGCCAGCTCCTGACTTACCGGCCGACGGCGACGGGCCAGGATCGTGGTGACGATGTCCCGGGCGTACCGCTGATTCCGCAACCAGGTGGGCGACACCGCTCGGAGCCCGGACAGGATGCGCGTCGCTTCGACCAGGTCGCCGCGCTCAGCGTTGGCCCAGGCCCGGTCGAGCTGGTGACGATTCCGGTTGTCCGACGTGGCCCGGCCACTGCTCGGCGGTACGCGTTCCGCCAACGCGAGCGCCGTGACCGGGTCGCCCGCCACGACCGACATCTC is drawn from Micromonospora sp. Llam0 and contains these coding sequences:
- a CDS encoding helix-turn-helix domain-containing protein, coding for MVEMAESEGSDFSRRLGQLRTERDMSLRQLARATFYSKSYLHELENGSKRPTAQAAQRLDSALRAGGELSALADTQRGSSKLSGVRG